A DNA window from Alkalibacter saccharofermentans DSM 14828 contains the following coding sequences:
- a CDS encoding branched-chain amino acid aminotransferase: MDIKIVKNSNPKVKPDQNNLGFGNYFTDHMFIMDYTKGIGWHDPRVAPYGPLELDPSAMVFHYAQETFEGLKAYKAVDGSIQLFRVRDNLKRLNISNDRVCIPQIDEKMMFEAIKTLIEVDKDWIPSAPGTSLYVRPFVIATDPYLGVRPAGTYKFMVILSPVGAYYKEGLNPTKIYVEDKYVRAVPGGIGFAKTGGNYAASLKAQVEANEKGYSQVLWLDGKERKYIEEVGTSNAFFKIEGKVYTAPLEGSILSGITRDSAIRLMKDWGYEVIEQRMTIQELKDLYEEGKLEEAFATGTAAVISPIGTLGWNGEDMVINESRIGALSQKLYDAITSIQYGKDEDKFDWVTKI, translated from the coding sequence ATGGATATAAAAATAGTCAAAAATTCAAACCCCAAGGTTAAGCCTGATCAAAATAACTTGGGGTTTGGAAATTACTTTACAGACCACATGTTTATCATGGATTATACAAAGGGCATTGGATGGCATGATCCCAGAGTGGCACCTTACGGACCGTTGGAGCTTGATCCATCTGCAATGGTTTTCCATTATGCCCAGGAAACTTTTGAAGGACTCAAGGCATATAAAGCTGTAGATGGAAGCATCCAACTGTTTAGGGTAAGGGATAATCTTAAAAGACTCAATATATCAAACGATAGAGTGTGCATACCTCAAATAGATGAGAAGATGATGTTCGAAGCAATCAAGACGCTAATAGAAGTCGACAAAGATTGGATACCATCTGCGCCAGGAACATCTCTCTACGTTAGGCCATTTGTAATCGCAACGGATCCTTATCTTGGGGTAAGGCCAGCCGGTACATATAAGTTCATGGTCATACTTTCCCCTGTGGGGGCCTATTATAAAGAAGGGCTCAACCCCACCAAGATTTATGTGGAAGACAAATACGTAAGAGCGGTGCCGGGAGGAATAGGATTTGCAAAAACCGGAGGAAATTATGCAGCGAGCCTTAAAGCTCAAGTAGAGGCTAACGAAAAAGGATATTCTCAAGTATTGTGGCTTGACGGCAAGGAGAGAAAGTATATCGAAGAAGTTGGAACCAGCAACGCTTTTTTCAAAATAGAAGGAAAAGTATATACAGCTCCTTTGGAAGGAAGCATACTATCCGGCATAACAAGAGATTCCGCCATTAGACTGATGAAAGACTGGGGCTATGAAGTGATAGAGCAGAGGATGACCATTCAGGAACTCAAAGATCTTTACGAAGAGGGCAAACTAGAAGAGGCTTTTGCTACGGGAACAGCGGCAGTCATCTCGCCGATAGGCACTTTGGGATGGAACGGAGAAGACATGGTCATAAATGAAAGCAGGATTGGAGCGCTGTCACAAAAGCTCTATGATGCTATAACATCTATACAGTATGGGAAAGATGAAGACAAATTTGATTGGGTTACAAAAATTTAA
- a CDS encoding NAD(P)/FAD-dependent oxidoreductase, with product MTYNYIVKNVKINLEEHPKDLGDFLPSLLRIKPKQIKGWKIKSKSIDARKKDKEGIYIVYSFIIEATNRIEIDKRAKHTLEKWAVEIANNGSCNTMKKPENPPIVIGFGPAGIFAALKLAQAGLEPRVFERGERLEDRVGDVKEFWEKGLLNGESNVQFGEGGAGTFSDGKLTTRTNSPINDEILRCFVKFGAPEEILYLNKPHIGTDKLRKVIVGIRKHIESLGGKIMFNSKVTDIIVVDGKAIGVEVNEEEKYQSNDIIAATGHSAGDIYKMFIDKGMFVEPKGFAIGLRIEHLREMIDKTQYGKYRNNPILGAASYQLAYRDISGRGVYSFCMCPGGEVVGASSEVESIVVNGMSYHERKGKNSNSAIVVTINPDDYGNTPEKALEFAAHWEKRAYVVGGGCYKAPIQTVGDFLQRKKSVSLGEVEPTYRPGTTFSDLEECLPGYVTDPIRNALTDFNKKIEGFSRWDSVLTGVETRTSAPVRVTRNNQSRESINISNLYPTGEGAGYAGGIISAAVDGIKTADAIIENYKIKQKIFP from the coding sequence ATGACCTATAATTACATCGTTAAAAACGTAAAAATAAATCTTGAGGAACATCCCAAAGATCTCGGAGATTTTTTGCCCAGTCTCTTGAGGATAAAGCCGAAGCAGATCAAGGGGTGGAAAATTAAATCCAAATCTATAGATGCCAGAAAAAAAGACAAGGAGGGAATATACATAGTATATTCTTTTATCATTGAGGCGACAAATAGGATAGAGATCGACAAAAGGGCAAAACACACTTTGGAAAAGTGGGCTGTAGAAATTGCAAACAACGGGTCTTGCAATACCATGAAAAAGCCGGAAAATCCTCCTATAGTGATCGGCTTTGGACCTGCCGGGATTTTTGCGGCATTGAAGCTTGCGCAAGCAGGATTAGAGCCAAGAGTATTTGAACGAGGAGAAAGACTTGAGGATCGGGTGGGAGATGTAAAGGAGTTTTGGGAAAAGGGACTGCTTAACGGAGAAAGCAACGTCCAATTTGGAGAAGGGGGAGCCGGTACCTTTTCCGATGGCAAGTTAACCACTAGGACAAACAGCCCCATAAATGATGAAATATTAAGATGCTTCGTTAAATTCGGAGCGCCTGAGGAGATATTGTATTTAAATAAGCCCCATATAGGTACTGACAAGCTGAGAAAAGTAATCGTTGGAATAAGGAAGCATATAGAGTCACTGGGTGGAAAAATCATGTTCAATTCCAAAGTTACAGATATTATCGTAGTGGATGGCAAGGCAATTGGAGTGGAAGTGAACGAGGAGGAAAAGTATCAAAGCAATGATATAATAGCTGCTACAGGACACAGTGCTGGGGATATTTACAAGATGTTTATAGATAAAGGTATGTTCGTAGAACCTAAAGGCTTCGCAATAGGTCTTAGAATCGAGCATTTGCGGGAAATGATAGATAAAACCCAGTACGGCAAGTACCGGAATAATCCTATCCTTGGAGCCGCTTCCTACCAGCTGGCCTATAGAGACATTTCCGGTAGGGGCGTGTATTCCTTTTGCATGTGCCCCGGAGGAGAAGTCGTAGGAGCTTCCAGCGAGGTTGAAAGCATCGTTGTAAATGGGATGAGCTATCACGAGCGAAAGGGGAAAAACTCCAACAGCGCCATAGTAGTGACGATAAATCCTGATGATTATGGAAACACCCCTGAGAAAGCATTGGAATTTGCCGCGCATTGGGAAAAGAGGGCTTATGTCGTCGGGGGCGGTTGTTACAAGGCTCCGATACAGACTGTAGGCGATTTCCTGCAAAGGAAAAAAAGTGTTTCATTAGGAGAGGTGGAGCCCACGTATCGTCCAGGGACTACTTTTTCAGATTTAGAGGAATGTCTGCCCGGATACGTAACTGACCCTATAAGGAATGCTTTGACGGATTTTAATAAAAAGATAGAAGGGTTCTCCCGTTGGGACAGCGTGCTTACAGGGGTGGAGACCAGGACTTCAGCTCCGGTGAGAGTCACCAGGAACAACCAAAGCAGAGAGTCGATAAATATTTCAAATCTATATCCTACAGGCGAAGGTGCCGGATATGCCGGTGGGATAATAAGCGCCGCGGTTGATGGAATAAAGACTGCGGATGCAATAATCGAAAATTACAAGATAAAGCAAAAGATATTTCCTTGA
- a CDS encoding CdaR family protein, with the protein MKKQNKTSSRANVKIVISLIIAIVLWIYVIGDQDPRLNQRYNNIPVEIKNENLLNERDLLLISETEFSVDITVNGRTSALYNLPWRNIRASVDFVDIEDKGSYSLAVEIVGIPEDIDLISVSPAQVEIEVDRLSSQTRQIDIEFVGSLPEGISLLDYSINPQNALVEGGEELLGRIRSVGAALDITGETDEATKRVELKAFDADGNEISGVNISPREASVLIKIGKNSTANIVVQTTGEPAEGFSIKEITVDPANIEIGSDSDLEITEIKTEPIKIDGLDTDAQIRAELIFPQGVEPSTDISEVTVNIVVERIVEAEFEVGSIDIDNLGEGLVVKDEYLDEMVAVVVSGAQSVLENLAGRNLRIFADLRGYQPGQWTVDLKMEPIEKVALVSIQPGSIDLIVEEE; encoded by the coding sequence ATGAAAAAACAAAACAAGACGAGTAGCAGGGCAAATGTAAAAATAGTTATCTCCCTTATAATAGCCATAGTGCTTTGGATATACGTAATAGGAGATCAGGACCCTAGGCTTAACCAAAGATACAACAACATTCCGGTGGAAATAAAGAACGAAAATCTACTTAATGAAAGAGATTTGCTATTGATTAGCGAGACTGAATTTTCTGTTGACATAACTGTTAATGGCAGAACCAGTGCCTTGTACAACCTTCCTTGGAGGAATATCAGGGCTAGCGTAGATTTTGTGGACATTGAAGATAAAGGCAGCTATTCTCTCGCAGTTGAAATTGTTGGAATCCCGGAGGATATAGATCTTATAAGCGTCAGTCCTGCTCAGGTAGAAATTGAAGTGGACAGGCTCTCCAGTCAGACAAGGCAGATCGACATCGAATTCGTAGGCAGCCTGCCGGAAGGAATAAGCCTTTTGGATTACTCTATAAATCCCCAAAATGCATTGGTGGAAGGAGGAGAAGAGCTCCTGGGAAGGATAAGGTCCGTAGGTGCAGCTCTTGACATAACAGGAGAGACAGATGAAGCCACAAAGCGAGTAGAGCTTAAAGCATTTGATGCAGACGGAAATGAAATTTCCGGGGTCAATATAAGTCCCAGAGAAGCCAGTGTTTTGATTAAAATAGGGAAAAACTCAACTGCGAACATTGTGGTCCAGACTACAGGTGAGCCTGCAGAAGGGTTTTCAATCAAAGAAATAACTGTTGACCCGGCGAACATTGAGATTGGCTCCGACTCGGATTTGGAAATTACAGAAATTAAAACAGAGCCCATAAAGATAGACGGACTGGATACAGATGCACAAATCAGAGCAGAACTGATTTTTCCTCAAGGCGTGGAGCCTTCAACGGACATATCTGAGGTGACTGTGAACATAGTGGTTGAAAGAATAGTAGAAGCTGAATTTGAAGTAGGGTCAATAGATATAGATAATCTAGGAGAAGGACTGGTAGTCAAGGATGAGTATCTTGATGAGATGGTAGCAGTAGTGGTATCCGGTGCCCAGAGCGTTCTTGAAAATTTAGCGGGTCGGAATTTGAGAATATTTGCAGATTTAAGGGGATATCAGCCGGGTCAATGGACAGTAGACCTTAAGATGGAGCCGATCGAGAAAGTAGCTCTTGTCAGCATACAGCCAGGCTCCATCGATTTAATAGTAGAAGAGGAATGA
- the cdaA gene encoding diadenylate cyclase CdaA, whose protein sequence is MTQIQDFLMDLSVLIKPANVIDILIVAFVVYKIIGWISDTQAEQVAKGVVILLLSTQLSEWFGLHTVNFLLRNLMTVGFIALIIVFQPELRRALEHIGRTSFFKTKWMENVTETKKTIDEIVEALKMMSDEKTGALIVLEKDTGLEDIISTGTKLDAAISSEILMNIFTPNTPLHDGAVVIRIAENKLKAASCLLPLTENKNVSKTLGTRHRAAMGMSENSDAIILIVSEESGVISYANTGKLYRYLDAKSLKEFLIEEFISKEEKTIKIKFWGTQNDEKTKQDE, encoded by the coding sequence TTGACCCAGATACAGGATTTTCTGATGGATCTGTCGGTATTGATAAAGCCGGCTAACGTCATCGACATTTTAATAGTTGCATTTGTAGTCTATAAGATAATAGGCTGGATAAGCGACACTCAGGCAGAACAAGTAGCTAAGGGCGTCGTGATATTGCTTCTTTCTACTCAATTGAGCGAGTGGTTTGGTTTGCATACGGTAAATTTCTTGCTCAGAAACTTGATGACTGTAGGTTTTATAGCACTTATAATTGTTTTTCAGCCTGAACTCAGAAGGGCGCTGGAACACATAGGAAGGACAAGCTTCTTTAAGACGAAGTGGATGGAAAATGTAACTGAGACGAAAAAGACCATCGACGAGATAGTGGAAGCTTTAAAGATGATGTCTGATGAGAAGACGGGAGCTTTGATAGTTCTTGAAAAAGATACCGGCCTGGAAGATATAATATCTACAGGAACAAAGCTGGATGCGGCCATAAGCAGTGAGATTCTAATGAATATATTTACGCCGAACACACCTCTTCACGATGGGGCAGTGGTCATAAGAATCGCAGAAAACAAGCTGAAGGCGGCGTCTTGCCTCCTGCCCTTGACGGAAAACAAGAACGTAAGCAAAACATTGGGGACTAGGCACAGGGCTGCAATGGGAATGTCGGAAAATTCTGATGCGATCATTCTCATAGTTTCAGAGGAATCCGGTGTCATTTCATATGCCAATACAGGAAAGCTCTACAGATATCTGGATGCAAAATCTCTTAAAGAATTTTTAATTGAAGAGTTCATATCGAAGGAAGAAAAGACCATCAAGATTAAATTCTGGGGGACGCAAAACGATGAAAAAACAAAACAAGACGAGTAG